A region of Candidatus Dormiibacterota bacterium DNA encodes the following proteins:
- a CDS encoding SCO6880 family protein, translating to MSVETAEGSGTETSAPRFVFPAHHSPGVFLGIRFPQLAVMIGGLVLGLLSLHFVPRALGAVVVCGWCVGAAVLALVPINGHHVDDWALILAGYATRTRTTRRRGDPRTIGHVLPEVALLTLERGGRRYGILREQQAAGEVTYCALMQLGAMPFVLRSVEERVNQLNRWGLVLGSLVREHSALSRIQLLHRTAPGAARDNRSWFARHADPGSPFFDEALAEQIDRRPPTEHENFVVVQVSLTRIGRRQAARRGGGDVDMGAMSILAAEVERLKAELHEILPGAAVLSPGGVAAVVRNAYDPEARRFHDGHEVSWDSVSPSYERETATHYEAQQYCHVSFAVRHFPRLPVDCGFQIPLILEARAAHCYSIVLQPVPPSKALRAAESARTADLGDAQMRASRGFIETATRRNQRMGIERREQELAEGHREFVYAGYITVSAEGPEALEAAIADVEDCALRSHLDLQRLVGEQGPAFTFTLPLCRGL from the coding sequence ATGAGCGTCGAGACCGCCGAGGGGAGCGGGACCGAGACCTCCGCCCCGCGCTTCGTCTTCCCCGCCCACCACTCCCCGGGGGTCTTCCTCGGCATCCGGTTCCCCCAGCTCGCGGTGATGATCGGCGGGCTGGTGCTCGGGCTGCTCAGCCTGCACTTCGTGCCCCGCGCGCTGGGGGCGGTGGTGGTCTGCGGCTGGTGCGTCGGCGCGGCGGTGCTCGCCCTGGTGCCGATCAACGGTCACCACGTCGACGACTGGGCGCTGATCCTCGCCGGCTACGCCACCCGCACCCGGACGACCCGGCGGCGTGGCGACCCCCGGACCATCGGCCACGTCCTCCCCGAGGTGGCGCTGCTCACCCTCGAACGCGGCGGCCGCCGCTACGGCATCCTCCGCGAGCAGCAGGCCGCGGGCGAGGTCACCTACTGCGCGCTGATGCAGCTCGGGGCGATGCCCTTCGTGCTGCGCTCGGTCGAGGAGCGGGTGAACCAGCTCAACCGCTGGGGCCTGGTGCTCGGCAGCCTGGTCCGCGAGCACTCGGCGCTCTCGCGCATCCAGCTCCTCCACCGCACCGCGCCGGGCGCCGCCCGCGACAACCGCAGCTGGTTCGCCCGCCACGCCGACCCCGGGTCGCCCTTCTTCGACGAGGCGCTGGCCGAGCAGATCGACCGCCGGCCGCCGACCGAGCACGAGAACTTCGTGGTCGTGCAGGTCTCGCTCACCCGCATCGGCCGCCGGCAGGCGGCCCGCCGCGGCGGGGGTGACGTCGACATGGGCGCGATGAGCATCCTCGCCGCCGAGGTGGAGCGGTTGAAGGCCGAGCTCCACGAGATCCTCCCCGGGGCGGCGGTGCTCAGCCCGGGCGGCGTGGCCGCGGTGGTGCGCAACGCCTACGACCCCGAGGCGCGGCGCTTCCACGACGGCCACGAGGTCAGCTGGGACTCGGTGAGCCCCTCCTACGAGCGCGAGACCGCGACCCACTACGAGGCGCAGCAGTACTGCCACGTCAGCTTCGCGGTGCGCCACTTCCCCCGGCTGCCGGTCGACTGCGGCTTCCAGATCCCCCTCATCCTCGAGGCCCGGGCGGCGCACTGCTACAGCATCGTGCTCCAGCCCGTGCCCCCCAGCAAGGCGCTCCGCGCCGCCGAGTCGGCGCGCACCGCCGACCTCGGCGACGCCCAGATGCGGGCGTCCCGCGGCTTCATCGAGACCGCCACCCGGCGCAACCAGCGGATGGGCATCGAGCGCCGCGAGCAGGAGCTCGCCGAGGGGCACCGCGAGTTCGTCTACGCCGGGTACATCACCGTCTCCGCCGAGGGCCCGGAGGCGCTCGAGGCGGCGATCGCCGACGTCGAGGACTGCGCGCTGCGCTCCCACCTCGACCTCCAGCGGCTGGTGGGCGAGCAGGGTCCCGCCTTCACCTTCACCCTGCCGCTCTGCCGGGGCCTCTGA
- a CDS encoding MinD/ParA family protein: MTLYSSDDRPLRAPATRQQQDVVGRAANGRRPVVVPVAPEVDVDAAAVEDEALPLRAAAPSAPRRAPAPAPTPPPPPVAIEEPPPPVLEPAPAPVGPPPPVRPREPETVRVDPGGIVDAFAARSTPPSAPAAAPARELPQAPRAAVDFAAESFLKPAAMPPAAGWRRAVWQASGHRYIPPLSRNEQRRQAVTLRARASVSTPTVIASAAGKGGVGKTTVALGASVAAALVRADRLAVIDANPDAGSLAGRVSPQPPPATITDLLANAGSITRAAEAWRYLIQHPSRLDVLAAPLDPAVTRQLGEAEYSRALEVLTRFYSIIYADLGTALLGPATSYFLRRRADQVILVSAPSLDAGRIAGFTLDHLVVARGADWCRRHVIVVVNAVRNDTLVDVRRLEEFFAPHVRATHRVAWDRHLAAGGTLQWDLLEHRTRDCYLELAALIADGFTEGRAASTPEEHP, encoded by the coding sequence GTGACCCTCTACAGCTCCGACGACCGGCCCCTCCGGGCACCCGCGACCAGGCAGCAGCAGGACGTGGTCGGCCGCGCCGCCAACGGCCGTCGCCCGGTGGTGGTGCCGGTGGCTCCCGAGGTCGACGTCGACGCCGCCGCCGTCGAGGACGAGGCGCTGCCGCTCCGAGCCGCGGCGCCCAGCGCTCCTCGGCGCGCGCCGGCGCCGGCACCCACCCCGCCCCCGCCCCCGGTCGCGATCGAGGAGCCGCCCCCGCCCGTGCTCGAGCCCGCCCCGGCGCCGGTCGGGCCGCCTCCGCCGGTGCGGCCGCGGGAGCCGGAGACGGTCCGGGTCGATCCCGGGGGCATCGTCGACGCCTTCGCGGCGCGCTCGACGCCCCCGTCCGCACCCGCCGCGGCGCCCGCCCGCGAGCTCCCGCAGGCTCCTCGCGCCGCCGTCGACTTCGCCGCCGAGAGCTTCCTCAAGCCGGCGGCGATGCCTCCCGCCGCGGGCTGGCGGAGGGCGGTCTGGCAGGCCAGCGGCCACCGCTACATCCCGCCGCTCTCGCGCAACGAGCAGCGGCGCCAGGCGGTGACGCTGCGGGCGCGGGCGTCGGTGAGCACCCCGACGGTGATCGCCAGCGCCGCCGGCAAGGGCGGGGTGGGCAAGACCACCGTCGCCCTCGGCGCCTCGGTGGCGGCCGCGCTGGTGCGCGCCGACCGGCTCGCGGTCATCGACGCCAACCCCGACGCCGGCTCGCTGGCGGGGCGCGTCTCCCCCCAACCGCCGCCGGCGACGATCACCGACCTGCTCGCCAACGCCGGCTCGATCACCCGGGCGGCGGAGGCATGGCGCTACCTGATCCAGCACCCGTCCCGCCTCGACGTGCTCGCCGCCCCCCTCGACCCGGCGGTGACCCGCCAGCTCGGCGAGGCCGAGTACAGCCGCGCCCTCGAGGTGCTCACCCGCTTCTACAGCATCATCTACGCCGACCTCGGCACCGCCCTGCTCGGCCCGGCGACCTCGTACTTCCTGCGCCGCCGCGCCGACCAGGTGATCCTGGTCAGCGCCCCCAGCCTCGACGCCGGCCGCATCGCCGGCTTCACCCTCGACCACCTGGTGGTGGCCCGCGGCGCCGACTGGTGCCGCCGCCACGTGATCGTGGTGGTCAACGCGGTCCGCAACGACACCCTGGTCGACGTGCGCCGGCTCGAGGAGTTCTTCGCCCCCCACGTGCGCGCCACCCACCGGGTGGCCTGGGACCGCCACCTCGCCGCCGGCGGCACCCTCCAGTGGGACCTGCTCGAGCACCGCACCCGCGACTGCTACCTGGAACTCGCAGCCCTCATCGCGGACGGCTTCACCGAGGGCCGTGCCGCATCGACTCCAGAGGAACACCCATGA
- a CDS encoding DUF4214 domain-containing protein, whose translation MTVVTLLVGIAMVLLALGGDGAPASAAVSPTSIGDAPFQVVVQTMDSCKSGLSGAVYTLSNGQGFSATVGTQGASSPGGIGPSATCPLQQGNCASTTKGCLVFTNVPPGDYRLKQIATPAGNTANPAGYAPCEGGSACRWQQADVTVTWDGSVGAMVSNMYPNGKLQTWPSIPGHPHYYAATAADPIVFHDFGLAPPVAVPAPPATPAPGTRQCDGDSDADDWSTGTPSSSCGYTPEGSEASVCPGSPAPHFPWRCETGPAAIQHLTVLSRNDAFVADLYHDVLGRTRVPADSEIAYWVGRLLGGMSRADIAAAFVASTEAHGHIVDADYELMLLRAPDPGGRAYWVAQLDHGVFNEAILGLFGGSPEYYATSRKGAGNDTTFVRSLYRDLLGRTPAQSEVDYWTGRLAAGAPRSSMGNNFSFSHEYHLRLVNSWYPKYLGRGSDAGGAEYWANYLDAGNRDDIGIISILALDEYFQKNPAF comes from the coding sequence GTGACCGTGGTCACCCTGCTGGTCGGCATCGCCATGGTGCTGCTCGCCCTGGGCGGCGACGGTGCGCCCGCGAGCGCGGCGGTGTCGCCGACGTCGATCGGCGACGCGCCCTTCCAGGTGGTGGTCCAGACCATGGACTCCTGCAAGAGCGGTCTCTCCGGCGCGGTCTACACCCTCAGCAACGGCCAGGGGTTCTCCGCCACGGTGGGCACCCAGGGCGCCTCGTCGCCCGGCGGCATCGGCCCGTCGGCGACCTGCCCGCTGCAGCAGGGGAACTGCGCCAGCACCACCAAGGGCTGCCTGGTCTTCACCAACGTGCCCCCCGGCGACTACCGGCTGAAGCAGATCGCGACCCCCGCCGGGAACACCGCCAACCCCGCCGGCTACGCCCCCTGCGAGGGCGGCAGCGCCTGCCGCTGGCAGCAGGCGGACGTCACCGTCACCTGGGACGGCAGCGTCGGCGCGATGGTGTCCAACATGTACCCGAACGGGAAGCTGCAGACCTGGCCGAGCATCCCCGGCCATCCGCACTACTACGCGGCCACCGCGGCCGACCCGATCGTCTTCCACGACTTCGGCCTGGCGCCGCCGGTCGCGGTGCCGGCGCCGCCCGCCACCCCCGCTCCCGGCACCCGCCAGTGTGACGGCGACTCCGACGCCGACGACTGGTCGACCGGCACCCCGAGCAGCTCCTGCGGGTACACCCCCGAGGGGAGCGAGGCGAGCGTCTGCCCGGGCTCGCCGGCGCCCCACTTCCCCTGGCGCTGCGAGACCGGCCCGGCCGCGATCCAGCACCTGACCGTGCTCTCCCGCAATGACGCCTTCGTCGCCGACCTCTACCACGACGTGCTCGGCCGCACCCGGGTGCCCGCCGACTCGGAGATCGCCTACTGGGTGGGACGGCTGCTGGGGGGCATGAGCCGGGCCGACATCGCCGCGGCGTTCGTCGCCTCGACCGAGGCCCACGGCCACATCGTGGACGCCGACTACGAGCTGATGCTGCTCCGCGCCCCCGATCCCGGCGGCCGCGCCTACTGGGTCGCCCAGCTCGACCACGGCGTCTTCAACGAGGCGATCCTCGGTCTCTTCGGCGGCTCGCCCGAGTACTACGCGACCTCGCGGAAGGGCGCCGGCAACGACACCACCTTCGTTCGCTCGCTCTACCGCGACCTGCTCGGCCGCACCCCGGCGCAGTCCGAGGTCGACTACTGGACCGGGCGGCTGGCCGCGGGCGCCCCGCGCTCGAGCATGGGGAACAACTTCTCCTTCTCGCACGAGTACCACCTGCGCCTGGTGAACAGCTGGTACCCGAAGTACCTCGGACGCGGCTCCGACGCCGGCGGCGCCGAGTACTGGGCCAACTACCTCGATGCCGGCAACCGCGACGACATCGGGATCATCAGCATCCTCGCCCTCGACGAGTACTTCCAGAAGAATCCCGCGTTCTGA
- a CDS encoding response regulator transcription factor, which produces MRVLLVEDDRRLAAALRRGLLREGFVVDLVEEGQEAIGAAAATPFDVIVLDVMLPGEGDGFTVCTELRNRRIRTPVLMLTALDAVSDRVQGLNAGADDYLVKPFAFSELLARLRALTRRHLDDRSAILRAGDLEVDMSARRATVRGVPVALTMKELGILEYLMHHPDQLITTEQIEEHVWNYDYVSGSNLVEVYIGRIRRKLGVAGVPNPFATVRGGGGGYRFEPQRLSAVSSAGPGSG; this is translated from the coding sequence ATGCGCGTGCTCCTCGTCGAAGACGACCGCCGCCTCGCCGCCGCGCTGCGGCGTGGCCTGCTCCGCGAGGGCTTCGTCGTCGACCTCGTCGAGGAGGGCCAGGAGGCGATCGGCGCGGCCGCCGCCACCCCCTTCGACGTCATCGTGCTCGACGTCATGCTCCCCGGCGAGGGCGACGGGTTCACCGTCTGCACCGAGCTCCGCAACCGCCGGATCCGCACCCCGGTGCTGATGCTCACCGCCCTCGACGCGGTCAGCGACCGGGTGCAGGGGCTGAACGCCGGCGCCGACGACTACCTGGTCAAGCCCTTCGCCTTCAGCGAGCTGCTCGCCCGCCTCCGGGCGCTCACCCGCCGCCACCTCGACGACCGCAGCGCCATCCTGCGCGCCGGCGACCTCGAGGTCGACATGTCGGCGCGGCGCGCGACGGTTCGAGGAGTCCCGGTCGCGCTCACAATGAAGGAGCTGGGCATCCTCGAATACCTGATGCACCACCCTGATCAGCTCATCACCACCGAGCAGATCGAGGAGCACGTGTGGAACTACGACTACGTGAGCGGGTCGAACCTGGTGGAGGTGTACATCGGGAGGATCCGCCGCAAGCTGGGGGTGGCCGGCGTGCCCAACCCCTTCGCGACCGTCCGCGGCGGGGGCGGGGGGTACCGCTTCGAGCCGCAGCGGCTGTCCGCCGTTTCCTCCGCCGGACCCGGGTCCGGCTGA
- a CDS encoding ATP-binding protein, which translates to MAFSRAELGTIDASLQAQQRYIAAAIPRNPSETFADRDLLPNQNPVGIGISAVLLDDSGRLLDDSGQAPPAGPLAPIVAEVRRSGQLLDSRTVDGERQRILATRTPIDRGRTATLILVRSLVEYQDTMARTVLFLVITVVTLVGGASISGYWLAGRVLRPVRFMAETAQDLSEHDLHRRIELDLPADELGDLASTLNGMLGRLEAAFSSLQRFTADAAHELRAPLALMRTEVEVALRAGVESDDARRVLETVGAEVRRLSRTADQLLLLARADAGVLEPLHEEVDVTDLIEETAARWQPTLGVGGIELRTSIPQAGGTVVADGGMLRRLLDNLLDNAARYTPAGGLIRLSGEAVAGGWVISVADSGPGIDPALRPRVFERFTRADSARGRDTGGAGLGLSLCAAIAELHGGSLELDDTHTGARWLLRLPAGGGA; encoded by the coding sequence GTGGCCTTCTCGCGCGCCGAGCTGGGCACGATCGACGCCAGCCTCCAGGCCCAGCAGCGGTACATCGCCGCGGCGATCCCCCGGAACCCCTCCGAGACGTTCGCCGACCGCGACCTCCTGCCCAACCAGAACCCGGTCGGCATCGGCATCAGCGCGGTGCTCCTCGACGACAGCGGGCGGCTTCTCGACGACTCCGGCCAGGCGCCGCCGGCGGGCCCGCTCGCGCCCATCGTCGCCGAGGTGCGCCGCTCCGGGCAGCTGCTGGACAGCCGCACCGTGGACGGCGAGCGGCAGCGGATCCTCGCCACCCGGACCCCGATCGACCGCGGCCGCACCGCCACCCTCATCCTGGTGCGCTCGCTGGTCGAGTACCAGGACACCATGGCGCGCACCGTCCTCTTCCTGGTGATCACGGTGGTGACCCTGGTCGGCGGCGCCTCGATCTCCGGGTACTGGCTGGCGGGGCGGGTGCTGCGCCCGGTCCGGTTCATGGCGGAGACCGCCCAGGACCTCAGCGAGCACGACCTCCACCGCCGCATCGAGCTCGACCTCCCCGCCGACGAGCTCGGCGACCTCGCCTCCACCCTGAACGGCATGCTCGGCCGCCTCGAGGCCGCCTTCAGCAGCCTCCAGCGCTTCACCGCCGACGCCGCCCACGAGCTCCGGGCGCCGCTGGCGCTGATGCGCACCGAGGTCGAGGTGGCGCTGCGCGCCGGGGTCGAGTCGGACGACGCCCGCCGGGTGCTGGAGACGGTGGGCGCCGAGGTGCGCCGCCTCAGCCGCACCGCCGACCAGCTGCTGCTGCTCGCCCGCGCCGACGCCGGCGTGCTCGAGCCGCTCCACGAGGAGGTGGACGTCACCGACCTGATCGAGGAGACGGCGGCCCGCTGGCAGCCCACCCTGGGGGTCGGCGGCATCGAGCTGCGCACCTCCATCCCCCAGGCCGGGGGCACCGTGGTCGCCGACGGCGGCATGCTGCGGCGGCTGCTCGACAACCTCCTCGACAACGCCGCCCGCTACACCCCCGCGGGCGGGCTCATCCGGCTCAGCGGCGAGGCGGTCGCCGGCGGATGGGTGATCTCCGTGGCCGACAGCGGGCCGGGCATCGACCCGGCGCTCCGTCCCCGGGTCTTCGAGCGCTTCACCCGGGCCGACTCCGCGCGGGGGCGCGACACCGGCGGGGCCGGGCTGGGGCTCTCGCTCTGCGCCGCCATCGCCGAGCTCCACGGCGGCAGCCTGGAGCTCGACGACACCCACACCGGCGCCCGCTGGCTGCTGCGGCTGCCCGCCGGCGGCGGCGCGTAG